AAACAGTCGTCTTTACATAAATGACTGTTTAGCAGTGAGTAAATTTGATCACTGCTCAGACTGCCAACAAAGTCACATAAAGTGAACTTGTTGGCGGTTTTTTAGTAAACAGCGTGATATGTTTTAAAATCTTGCTATTTTGTTCGTGCATGCCCGCGGAAAGCATGCGCATAAAAAAATGCTGGCAAAGTCTAAGACTTTGTCGACACATTGAGCAGTGAGTATATTTGCTCACTGCTTTTTTAGTTGTATAATATGTATAAAATACAATGAAATTTGGTGTGAAAATAATGATTAAAACTTATTACGTCAATTTAAACGATGAACTTAAAGAAACAACATCACCGAATGATATAACAGAAGACAAGAAATGGGTTTGGGTGGATTTAAATGAACCTACTAAAGCAGAGTCTGAAGTATTAGTTGATTATTTTGATTTTCATCCATTATCAATTGAAGATGCGACACTTGTTCTACAAAGGCCGAAATTTAAACAGTATGATGATTATCAATTTATCGTCTTCCATGCTTTAGATTTAAAAACACTTGAATCAGAAGAAGTGGACATATTTATCGGTGATGGTTTTATTGTTACATATCATAAAGTACAATTTGAAGAGATTGATGCAATTAGAAGAAAATTGTTCTATCATACAATTCATATAAACGAACCTAAAGATATTTTGTTAAATCTTCTAGATGAAATAGTGGATAATTATTTTCCATTTATTTATGATATTGAAGATAAAGTATTTAACTTTGAAGATCGTCATAATGTAGATATTTCAACAAAATCTTTAATTGATGATACTTTCGATTTAAGACAAGAGTTGTTAATTATTAAAAGAACGGTTCAGCCGATGAAAGATTTAGTCTATCGCATGAGAGAAGGTAAAGTGCTACATCTAAATGAACAACAGTTGTTATATATTACGCATATTAACGATCATCTTATAAAGCAAATGGAAATGGTTGATTCTTCTCGAGAGATGACGAGCGATATAAGAGATAATTATATTTCTCTTAACTCTTTTAAAATGAATAATATTATGAAAATTTTAACGATATATTCAGTCGTATTTATGCCTTTAACTTTGATTGCAGGGATATATGGTATGAACTTTAAGAACATGCCTGAGCTTAATTGGCATGATGGTTATTATATTGTGCTTATTATTATGGCTGTAATTGCGTTGATTATGTTAGCCGTTTTTAAAAAGAAAAAATGGTTTTAAAGATCATTGCAAGAATCTATGTTGATGTTCTGACGTTTAATAGGTAATATGTAACATAAATATAAACTTAGAAAGTGAGTGGGGTCATTGAAACTTCTTGGAGCGATTGAAGCGGGCGGAACAAAATTTGTATGTGCAGTAGGGGATGACAGTCTATCTGTTATAGAGCGTGTTTCTATTCCAACGACTGTACCAACTGAAACAATGCCGAAAGTTATAGAGTTCTTTAAAAAGCATGATATCGCTAGTATTGGAATTGGTTCATTTGGTCCAATAGATATTAATAAAGAATCAGATACATATGGTTTTATAACTTCCACACCTAAAACAGCATGGAAAAATTATGATTTTGTAGGGACAATTAAAAAGGTATTTGATGTTCCTGTTGCTTTTACGACAGATGTAAACACATCATTATACGGTGAGTTCAAAAAAGGTATAGCTAAAGATGTTAATTCAGCTGTGTATTATACAATTGGTACCGGTATCGGTGGTGGTGCTATGGTAGGCGGTAAATTTGTGCAAGGGTTGAGTCATCCAGAAATGGGACATATGTCTGTGAAAATACATGAAGATGATCATGATTTTGCAGGTAATTGCCCGTTTCATGCTACTTGTTTAGAAGGCTTAGCATCTGGTCCAGCTATTGAAAAAAGAGCAGGAATATCTGCAAAAGATATTAAAGAAGATTCAAACGATTGGAATATTGTTGCTTACTATATCGCTCAAGCTGCATTGAATACAGCGCTCATGTTATCTCCTGAAAAAATTATATTCGGAGGAGGCGTCATGCATCAAACGCATTTATTGCAAAAAGTACATGCACAATTTGAGGCGCTAAATAACAACTATATTGCATTACCACCAGCAGAAAAGTATATTGTTAAGCCAAGTTTGAATGATGATCAAGGTATAATAGGTTGTTTAGCTTTAGCGCAAAATGAAATTAAAGAATAAAGTAGGTGTATCGTATGGATTTGTTCGTGATATTAGGTGAACACCAAACAATGGAAACAGAAAGACTTATATTGAGGCCAGTGAGTTTAAACGATACAGCATCACTTTATGAATATGCGTCGAATATAGAAAATACTTCTCATGTGTATCCAACACATTTATCAACAGAAGAAACAAAAGAAGTCATAGCAAATTATTATTTAAAAGCACCACTTGGTAAATATGGAATAGTTTTAAAAGAGGAAAATAAATTAATAGGTACAATTGATTTAAGAATTGAGCCTGCACATAAAAGAGGGGAAATAGGTTATGTGCTTAATTTAAATTATGCTGGTAAAGGTTATATGACAGAAGCGGGATTACAGTTATTACACTTAGCTTTTGATAAATTAAAATTAAATCA
This portion of the Mammaliicoccus vitulinus genome encodes:
- the corA gene encoding magnesium/cobalt transporter CorA, with translation MIKTYYVNLNDELKETTSPNDITEDKKWVWVDLNEPTKAESEVLVDYFDFHPLSIEDATLVLQRPKFKQYDDYQFIVFHALDLKTLESEEVDIFIGDGFIVTYHKVQFEEIDAIRRKLFYHTIHINEPKDILLNLLDEIVDNYFPFIYDIEDKVFNFEDRHNVDISTKSLIDDTFDLRQELLIIKRTVQPMKDLVYRMREGKVLHLNEQQLLYITHINDHLIKQMEMVDSSREMTSDIRDNYISLNSFKMNNIMKILTIYSVVFMPLTLIAGIYGMNFKNMPELNWHDGYYIVLIIMAVIALIMLAVFKKKKWF
- a CDS encoding ROK family protein, with the protein product MKLLGAIEAGGTKFVCAVGDDSLSVIERVSIPTTVPTETMPKVIEFFKKHDIASIGIGSFGPIDINKESDTYGFITSTPKTAWKNYDFVGTIKKVFDVPVAFTTDVNTSLYGEFKKGIAKDVNSAVYYTIGTGIGGGAMVGGKFVQGLSHPEMGHMSVKIHEDDHDFAGNCPFHATCLEGLASGPAIEKRAGISAKDIKEDSNDWNIVAYYIAQAALNTALMLSPEKIIFGGGVMHQTHLLQKVHAQFEALNNNYIALPPAEKYIVKPSLNDDQGIIGCLALAQNEIKE
- a CDS encoding GNAT family N-acetyltransferase, with translation MDLFVILGEHQTMETERLILRPVSLNDTASLYEYASNIENTSHVYPTHLSTEETKEVIANYYLKAPLGKYGIVLKEENKLIGTIDLRIEPAHKRGEIGYVLNLNYAGKGYMTEAGLQLLHLAFDKLKLNQVKALHSTINPKSGQVMKRLGMKKIGVMPKNRIHKEKIVDDAIYVMTNTEYEEMKKAAH